The Alphaproteobacteria bacterium genome includes the window GCAGTATTATCAATAACAGCTTGTGAGGGTAATATAGTAAGAAGAGGATACATACCTCATAAAATGGAATTAAAACAACTTCAAGAAGCTAAAACAAAAGCAGACATTAAGAAAATATTAGGAACTCCAACTTTCGTTTCTAGGGCAGATGGAAGTTCTTGGATTTACACTTCATATAAAACTGTTCAAACAGCTTTCCTAAAACCAGAATTTGAAAACTATTACGTTATGAAAATTAAGTTCGACAAAAATGGTAATATAATTTCTAGAACAGTTAGAAACATCAAAGACAAAGAATTTGCTCAAATATCAAATAAAACAACAACTTTCTCAGGTGGAAAAGAAACTACATTCATAAGAGAAGTATTTGGAAATGTTGGTGCTGTTAATCCAGGATTAGCATATAACTCTGACGATGACAATCTGAAATAAACTATTTCAACTTACAAAACACTAATAAATTCTTTCCGTATTTTCTTTCATCGAGAATGCGGAAATTTTTTTCTAATAATTCTTTTCTGCCAGTTTTAGCATATTCTAAAGAATCGGTAGAAACTACAATCAATAAATCCTCAGATTTCTTCCAATCCATAGAACAGACTTTGTTTACTAACTTAGCAAGAACATCAGAAGAATAGGGCGGATCACAATATAATAAATCTGCATCAGAATGATTTGCAATCTCAGAAACTACATCAGCATTAACATAAGAATAACTTCCATCTTCAAGCTGCTCAGAACAGCTATCAAAATTAGTCTTAACAACTTTATAAGCATTCCTATCCATCTCAACACAAACAGCTTTCTTTGCAACATTTTGAGATAATGCTTCTATAGAAACTACACCAGAACCACCAAAACAATCAACCATCTTTTCAAATGGTAGGTCAGCAAACTTACCACCTCTTAAAACATTAAAAAGTGCTTCTCTTGCTCTTTGACTATTAGGTCTTGTAATCTCAGCTGAAGGAGAAAACAACTTCTTCCCTCTAAGAAAACCACTACCAACTTTAATATTCTTTTCCATTTGACAGCTCCAATCCAAATATTTATTATAAAGATAAAATAATTAAGGACGCAAAAAAATGCAAGGTAAAACATCAAAAATAAATAATAGATATTACATGGAAATAGCACTCAAAGAAGCTAAAAAGGCATTCAAGAAAGATGAAGTGCCTGTGGGCGCCGTTATAGTAAATGCAGAAAACGGAAAAATAATATCCAAAGCACATAACCTTTGCGAAAAGAAAAACAATCCTACACTGCACGCTGAAATGATAGCTATTAACAAAGCTTGTAAGAAATTAAAAACAAAAGTCCTTAACAATTGCGAAATCTATATAAGCAAAGAACCTTGCCCTATGTGTGCAACAGCAATAAGCTATGCAAGAATGAAACACATTCATTTCGCTTTAGAAGATGAAAAGGGTGGAGCATTCAATAGCGCTAAATCCAAAAGCATATATGAAAATAATCCAAATTTATTCAAGGTTCCTTTTTCCTCAGGTGTAATGAAAGAAGAATCAAAAGATCTAATACAATATTTTTTTCAACTAAAAAGATAAAATTCCTAAAAAAACCATTGACATTAGTAAGTGAATCATTATTATCTCAAGCAGGTAATTATTAAACATTTGCCCGTGCTCCGAGGGCTAGAGAAGAGCAACCCGATAAATAATTTAAATTTTTAAAAAAGTTTCCGAGGGGCTATTTACTTAGCCCCTAAACTTTCGACCTAACAAAAGCCCTCAAACGTGAGGCGCAAATTTGACATATCTTAAATAAAAAAGGTGTAGATTAATTTCTACACCTTTATCTTTTACTTAATCTAGTTTAGATTAAAACATTCCTGATAACGATTGAGCAAATTTTTGCTTAATAGTCATAACAGCTTCAGGTAAGCTAATATTTATTTTGTGAGCACTCATACTCATAGAACTTGTATGAGATCTATTAACTTTATTTTCTACAATTCTAAAATCAGCATTCACATAATAAGTAGAATCTTCATAACTACTATCAGCTAACAATCCAAGGGCAGCTCCAGCTAATATACCAGTCGCCATAGCAGAATTACTGTTACTTCCTCCTGTAGCTGAAGAAGTTAGCCCACCAATAGCAGCACCTTGTATAGCTGACTCACTTAAAGAGTCTCTGCCTTTATTATCTCTTAACACAGCTTGTCTTACGTTAACTTGAAAAACATATGTAGCCGCTTTAGGATCATTTGTAAGTAAGAAACCTTTGCTCATAAGGTTAGCTCTAACAAATCTTTCTAAATCATTGAAATCAGCGTTATCAGAAGTATTTCTAACATTAACATAAATAACCTTATCGGCATCTGCAATAGGGTCTAGCCAGATAGTCCTAGAAACCTTAGTAGAAGTCTCAAGTTCATTAGATGAAACTCCAGCTCCAATAGCTGAACAAGAAGCTAATCCTAAAACTGCAATCCCAAGCACAGCATATCTTTTAAATAAATTCATAATAAAACCCTCCAAATTTTTTTCTTGGTATTTTCAAATACTATACTATATAATATATAAGAAAGGCTCAAATAGCAAGGAGATTAAAAGATGTTTAGATATATAATTAAAATCATAGAAAAAGACCAGGTCATAGCAGAAACTATGAAAGGACTTATGCATGAGCTTTTCCCAAAGACAGAGATAGAGCTTCACGAAAGCATGTGTTCAGATTTCTCTACATGCGAAAGAGGCGTAGTAAACGTATATATGGTTTCCCTAGATGAATTCGAAAAAAGCGACTGTGGAGTTAAATGTATATTCGACAATATCATTATTTTCTATGAAGATCCTGCAAAAAAAGAAGAGTTCGAAAAGAAAATCCAAGACTACAGAAAGCACTATTACTTCGTACAAAAGCCATTCCATATCAATTCTATATTGAAAATGGGTGAAGGCGCTTTAATGAAGCTAGAAAACCTAAAAGAGTTCGGTGACTACAGAATTAATAAGAAGTATAAAGAAATAGCTTCTATAAGAGAAAATAAAATTATCAATATAACAGATAAAGAAATGGAAATCTTAGAATACCTAATCAAAGACAACTTCCGTCCTAAGAGTAAAGAAGAACTTCTTGAAAACGTATGGGGATATTCTGCAAATATAGAGACGCACACGTTAGAAACATATATTTACAGACTTAGAATGAAAATAGAGCAAGATTCTTCAAATCCTCAGGTAATCAAAACATCTGAAGATAATAAGTACTATGCGGATATTAAGTAAAATAATATATAAGTGCAATTCAAAACCTCTGATAACCTCAGGGGTTTTATTTTATCAACCACTTTCCTCTTGACAAAATTTTATTTTAATCTATATTGTTGAGCAACCTAAAATTTGAAAAATGATGAAATTATTTAATTTTTTAAAGCAACTGTTTTCAAGAGATAAAAAAAAGAAGGAACAATCTATGGAAGAAATTTCTAAAACTCCAGAAGGTAAGGAATTTATAGAGCAGTTCTTTGTTATAGAACCAAGTAGTAATATAAAAACTAAAGAAGATGAAGAGTATGAAAGAGGGCTACGCATAGAAATACAAGCTGCAGCCGCTCAAATAGATCATAGTAAAACAGTAAAACAACTATTTTAGAATAAGTGTAAGAGGCGTAGAAATACGACCTCTTTTTTATTGACAAAAAATAAAACACAGGTATAATATCGGTAATAAATTAGTAAAGTGAGTTTCTATCAACGGATAGAATAATAAAATTTAAAAGATAAATTAAAGCAAAATAATATGGAAAGTTTTTATGAATTAATTTCTGTAGTTAAGTATTTCACTACATTTTTAGAAAATGGTGATGTTTATGCAACTAAAAGATGGTTTAATGATTTTTTAAGTCCAATCCGTATTGGAGGACATACTTACAAGGTTCTTTTTACATCAGATGACAATCCTACTATTTCAATCTCTGAAAAATATACTTTAGGGTTTGCAATTAAAAGAGGTCATAAAGTAATTTGTGATAGTGTAAGAAGTTGTGCCTTTGCAATTGCAGCGGGATCTACTGTAGAAAGTAGTGTTAATTCCTATGAAGAATTCACTCCAAGTACAGTAGAAGAGAATGATAAGGATAAAGAAAAGTTCAATCATCCAACAGCTGTTGCAGTTGCGGAAGAATCAGAAGTAAAAGTATGGCCACATATTGAAGGTGTTTTTATAGGCAGCATTGCAAATGGTGTTAAGGCTAGAGTTTATACGGAAAGATCTATTTCGGAATCTTATTGTGTTGGAGCAATAGCAGAGGCTGATGGTCATAAAACTTTTGCAAATTCTTACGAAGGAGGTACTGCAATATCAAAAAGCTCTCTTGCAATATCTCGTGCCTATACAGGAAATAGTATAGCAATTGCAGAAGATATCGATACCATAGCAGAAGCGCATTCTGAAGGAGCCTTAGCTCTTTCGAAAGTAGATGGAGCTTTATTAAGGGCTTATTGTAAAGGTTCTAAAATAAAAGGATCCAAGAGAGCAGCGGTAGAAATCTATGCTGAAGATGTTTTAATAGAAGGCGTTGAAAAAGAATACATTTTTGATTTAAGCGGTAAGAATAATACCTGTAATAAAAAAAAGTATTCAGATGTATCTAAGAGATTTAGAGAAATTGGCTCTAATTCACTATACTTAGTTTCATACTTCAAAAGCCTATCGGTATAAAACTGGTAAGATTTTTAAAAGAAAGTGGTTGTAGAAATATGACCTCTTTTTTTTATATCAAAATCAAAAAAAACACCCCTAAATCAAAGGGTTAAGTAAATATATTTAAATATTTGAAAATCCAGCATAAAAAAACAAAAAACCCTAATTAGGGTTAAATTGTTTAATTCTATATAAAATATCTTAAAAGAACTATACTTTAGCTTCTACGAAAGTTTCGTGCTTTTGAGTCTTTTTATCATATTTTTTGAACTTTAGTTTTTCAGTAGTTCTTTCAGATTTAGGATTTTTCTTTGTAATATAAAAAGTTCCAGTTTCTGGATTTCTTAATTTAATATGAATTGCATTACCTTTTTTAGCCATTGTCTAATTCCTTCTTTAACTTTTTTTTCTTATAAGAGCAGGGCGAAAACAATACATAAGCCCAATCCTCTAAAGCAATTTCCCGTATAATAATATTTATCACACTAAATTGCAAGCATTTTTTTTACTTTTTTACGATAAAAAAAAGAGGTATTAGAACGAAGTCCTAAAACCCCTTGATCCATTCCCTTAATCTAATTAAGATTTTGGAGCAATACATTGTACTGGGCAGTTTTCTGCACAAACAGCACAATCTTCACATTTTGCTTCATCAATGATGTAGTCGTCGCCGTTAAAAGCTACTGCGCCTACTGGACAAACACTTTCGCAAGTTCCACATTTGATACAAATATCTTGATTAATAACATGAGCCATTTTTTTAGTTCCTTATTTTTGTTAAATCTGAGTACAGCATACTAAGATTTAGTTTTAAGTCAATACTTTTTTCTAAAAGTACCATTCTCTAATATTCAAAGTTTATTTCAACTTTGTAATCTATTAATCTCTTGAAGACATCAATATTCTTAATATAGCTAAGAAGATATTAACGAAATCAATGAATAAAGACATAGCAGCAAACACAGCTACTTTATCTGCAGTCTCACCTTGACTACCATTAGATAAGTAGAAGTATTTAATCTTTTGTATATCATAAGCAATTAAGCCTGAGAATATAAGAACTATAGCGTAAGAATACCAAATACCTAAAGTACTTCCAAAAATCATAGAGAAAATACCAACTAGGAATATTCCCCACATAGCCATCATCAAGAATGACCCCATAGGTCTTAAGTCTTTTTTAGTATTATAAGCAATCGCCCACATAATAGCTAAATCTAATGTTGTTATAAGTAACGCTTGTACTGCAACAGCAGGATTAACAGCAACTACAACTGCCATAAGAGCAGAGATAGAGTAACCCATTAATGCAGTAAATCCATAATAAGCATTCTTAAGTCCTTGAGCAGACATTCTGTTAGCAGAAAAGCTAATCACAAATATAGCAACTAAAGGCAACCAAGGAACAACTTTTCCTAAGCCAGAAACTGCTACAGGAACACCGCCTTGCCAAGTATATAAAGCATTAACCCATCCCAATCTGATAGAAAGGTAAGACATTAAAGCCGCAATACCAATACCAGTAGCAAGATACATAAAAACTTTTGTTAAATATTTGTTTAAGCCAATAATATCACTAGACGCATTCGCATCAACGTAATTAGAATATTGAGCTTGGTTTATATTGTTATCAAATTGCATAAATTCACTCCTATTTTTTAACTATATAAATATATACTATATAAAAGGGTATAAATCAAGTTTTGAAATAAAATTTTATTAAATAATGCAACTCCTTTATTTTCCTAGATAAAACAAAAATCAAGAACTTTTTTTAAGAAAAAATCATTGCCTTTTGAGTAAAAATATTATATATTTCCTTAAACAAAAAAATAGAGAAAATAAGAGAAGAGAATTCGTGAAAAAAGGTTTAAAAAGCAAGTATTTCATGTCGCAGAACATTATAAAATCGAGAAATTTCAAATTGTTAACAATAGCTACGATTCTATTGTTAAGTATCATCGCATTTCCAAAATCATCAGAGGCAAAAGTAAAAAAGATTAATGCCTATGCTCAAAAAGACGAACTTCCAAGTTCCGCTCCAAGAGTTTTATATGATAAGGATATTAAGTTATATAGAAAAGCCTTCGCTCTTCAAAAAAACGGAAAAATAGAAGAGGCCGACAAGCTTCTTAAAAAAGTAGATAACAAAGTTCTTATGGGATATTTCTTATATCACAGATATATGAGTCCTTATTACAAAACTAAATACGCAGAGGCTAAAAACTGGCTGAATAAATATTCTGACCTTCCAATAGCAAATAAAGTTTACGAACTTGCAAAAATGAAAGCAGGTAAGGGCGCTGACACTAGCGAACTAAAAGTTAATAAAAAACCAAAAAGATCTAATTTTTATATTAGTGCTGACGCGATTGGTCACGACAGAATTATTAAGAGTTCATACAGACACCTTTCAAGAACAAAAAGAGCTAAAGCAAAGAAAGTAATAAAAGATTACGAATGGGCTATGAGAAATGGCTATACAAAGAATGCCAAAAGAACTCTTCAAAGCGCAGAGGCTAAAAAATACATTACAAAAGGCGACTATCATAGAATGAGCTCAAACCTAGCTCACAAATACTTTATTGATTATAAATACGATGATGCAATCGAATGGGCAAAGAAACCAGCAGAAAAGTATAATGATGCCAAAGGTAACTGGACTATGGGTCTAGCTCTTTTCCATAACAAAAAATATGATGAAGCAAAAAAATACTTTGTTAGATTAGCAAAAAACAAAGATACATCTTTAAGTCAAATCTCAGCAGGAGCTTATTGGGCATACAAATCTTTAGAAAAGAAAAAAATAACTATAGACGATGACATAGCAAAAATAGAAAAAGAAAAAATGGATTACCTTAAGTTTGCATCAAACTATCCAAAAACATTCTATGGCGTGATAGCAAGATACCAACTAGGTATGACTTTAAACGATGATTGGTCTACAGAAGAGTTCTCATTCACAAACGCAAAAGAAATTCTTTCTTGGAGAGCTGGAGTTCGTTCTATAGCACTTATGCAAATGGGCTTCAAACAAGAAGCTATGGCAGAACTAAGATGGCTTATATTCAATAACAAACAAAAGAGCGACGAACTAATCCGTTCAGTTATGATCTTCGCAGAAGTATGTGGTATGCAAAACCTAGCATTAGGAATTGCTCCATATTTCAAAGATGAAAAAGGTGAGCTTCTTTATACTTCGTATTTATACCCAGAAATCACTCTAGAGGATGATAGTGCTTGGAAGATAGATAAAGCCCTTGTACACTCATTTATAAGACAGGAATCTATGTTTAAGAGCAGGGCATCATCATATGTTGGAGCAATAGGTCTTATGCAACTTATGCCATCAACGGCATCATGGCTTGAAAAAGATAGAAATCTAAGAAGTAAAGAGGGTAGAAGAAAACTTGAAAATCCAAGTTACAATATTTACCTAGGGCAAAAATACGTTGGCTATTTACTTAACACTCCACAAGTAAACCAAGACTTGATTAAGTTAATAATATCTTACAATGCTGGCCCTGGTAATATGGATAGATGGACTAAGCGCTACTTCAGAGAATCAGAAATGGAAGATCCATTATTCTTCATAGAATCTATCAGAGCCAAAGAAACTAGAATCCACGTTCAACGAGTTCTAACAAACCTATGGCACTATAGAGAAAAGTACGGACAAAGAATTCCATCTATAGAAGATCTGATAAACGGAGAATGGGCCAAATATAAGAATATGGATTTAAATCTAAAACAAGATTTCCCAAAACAATAAAAAAGGCTTCCCACAAGGGAAGCTCTTCTTTATTTTACATAGGTTTTATTGTCTAGGATAATAGTACCATCAGGAATATTTTGATCTGCTACAACAGTAACATTATTACCGATAGTAACATTTTTCCCGATTATACAATTTTCACCAATAGTAGAGTTGTTACCAATGGAAGTTCTTTCTCGAATGATAGTATTATTCAAAATTTTGGTTCCGGCTCCAACCCTTACATAAGAATCTAATATTGTTTTTTCACCGATTTCGGTTCTGTTTGATAGAGTAGAGTCTACTATATCAACGAACTTACCAATATTAGCTCCAGCACCAATTTTACAACACGCTCCAACTTTAGCCATAGCCTGTATTGTTGCTCCTGCGGCGATATCTAAAAAGATATCTAAGAATGCACCCGCAACAACAGTTGTAAGCTTACCTTCTTCTTCCCGAAAGTAGCAGCCTCTGGCAAAAAATGAAGGCACGCCAAGAAATCGAACATTTTTAAATTCAATAAAATTCTTGATTAATTCTGGTTTAGCAAGAAAATCATGCCATGGTTTAGGATCCATAACTTTAGCAAAGCTACCAATTCCTGTCCATGTCAATGACATTTTACTGCGCACCCATTCCAACTGAAGAAGTTCATCAGTATTAAGAGCTTTAAAACCATCCTTTTCAATCAGCTCAAGAAAGAAATATACTGATCTCATGGTTTTAAGTTTGTCTACATCTGAAGAAGACAGTTTTTTATCACCAATCTTCTCTTTTAAATTATATGCATCTAATATTGTTTTTAAATGCGAAGTTTTTTCATTATTCATAATTAAGTTTAAATTATTATTATACAATAATATTTATATAGCAATAAACACAACCAAGAGTCAAATAAAAAAGCCCCGCAATAAAAGCAGGGCATTTATTAAGTATATTAAAATAGAACTTATTCTATATATCTAAGAGTGATATCTGAAGTACCTGTATCAACACAATTAACATCTATACTTTCAGCTTCTCTCCAACCCAAAGATTTAGCGAAGTGACAATCTGCTTCTTCATCAAGGAATATAGTAATTTCAAAATAATCGCTATCTTGACCTTCTAGTTCATATCCAGGATCAGTACCCATAGCATTAAAAGAATCCATAATTTGAGCATCTACGAAAGCACTTTCAAAACTCATTTGTTTTCCAGTAGGATTAGTCGCTACCCAATAACCAAATTCATCAGGTAAGGTTAATGACCTAACATGACTAACAATTTCAGCCACTTCAGATTTTAAATTATTTCCTTTAATTCTTCTATTAGCAGAGTTAAATGCTGTAACACCTAAAACAGTAATAATAGACATAATAGCTAGAACACCTAGCATTTCGATCAAAGAACGACCTTTTTCATTTTTAATAGATAACATCTTAGTTACTCCTTTTTTATTTCTATAACACATTATAAATCAAATTAGCAACCAAATCAAATGATATTTTGAATTTTTAAGATGACTATTTAACTATTAGGATTAAAAAGAAAATCCCCACTCAATAGAGCAGGGAATTATTAAAATAGTCTTTCAGCTTTTGCCGTTTAAAACATATCATACTCCAACTTAATTCTCTCACCTTCGTTAGCAATCACACCTTCAACAGCAGAAGCATTTTGATTAGTAATAACACATTTACCTTCAATAAGCTCTTTGTTTTGGCTATTTTGCATAACAGCTTGAGTGATTTGAAGTCCACCTTGCATAACATTGTTTAATCCGCTTTTTCTAGTATCTCTAGCATCAGAAATATTAGAAGAGTAAGATTTTTTATCTTTTTCAAGATTAATCAATCCTTGTTTAGCAGCATTATACTCAGCCATATCAGCTTTATATTTTTGTTGATACAGAACTAATCTTCTTTGAAGTTTCTTCATATCTTTTTGCATTTCAGCATCCCCATCATTCATACAAGCTTTATAATCAGCCATTACACTTTTTCCGTCTTCAGCAGGATTAAAGTCAGATTTAATCTTCCCATTATCATAGACGCTTTGTTTAACATAATCACGACATAAGTTCATAAGGAATGCACCCATATCATTATATTCATTTCCACCATCTCTAGTCCAAATAACTTGTCTTCCTGTTTTGATAGAGAAGGCTGCAATAGCTAAAGATTTTTCAATACAATTTTCATCTTTATTATTAGCGCTATTACAATGAGATAAATCAATAGCACCATTTTCATCATCCATATCAACAGGATTTTGTCTATCCCAAACTTCACTTTCATAAGTTTGATAAGTTTTCATATTCATACCAAGTCTACCAGCAGAACCAGAGTGTCTTTCTAAACAAGAATAATATTTTTCTTCTGCAGTTAAGAATAACTCATATTTAGCTTTTTCATCATCTCCAGCTTTAGCATTTAACCAATTACTATCAGCAGTTCTATAAGCTGTTAAGTGAGCTTCACAAGCAGTGGCCGCATCACCAGTTAAAGAAACTTGAGCATCTTTAAGATCTTTTCTTTTGGCCATTAATTGACCTCTATAAGAATCTTCGAAAGCAACCCATTTACCACCAGCAGAAGAACATTCTGACTCATTGTAAACATAACCTTTTTTAGCTTTAGCATAACCTTTTTTCTTAGTGTCGCCAACTTTAGCAGTTTTTCTAAAAGATATACCTGATTTTTTAACAAGACATTGATCAAATCTAATTTCAGCATCTGCCCATAGATCATTACCAAATTCATCATTATCTACGAAACCTCTATCTAAGAACATTTTAACTCTTTCAAAATCACCTTTAGCATTCTTTAATAGTTTTTCATATTGAGTCTTATCAGCTGTTTTTATTTTTCTACCACCACAGTTCGTCATTTCAGAACCATCTTTAGCAATACAAAGACCATTATTTTTAGCACAAGACTCTGCCGTTTTAGGTCTAGCAACTTTATCACACATTTCACCTTCCATGAATGCTTTTTCTTTAACTTCAGAGGCCTTAACACCAGCAGTAGCAGCACTTACACCACCAATTAACACGTCAATAGATCCATTAATCAATTGGCTCATAGCAGCACCATCATGTTTCATCTTAACTTTATAAGTCATTTTATCTTCTGATAAATTAAAGTTTTCTCTAGAACACAACATTCTTGAATTTTGACCTAAGAAGAACTTAAGAGGGTAGTATTTACCTTTTGAAACATTCACACCTTCAGGAGTAGTAGCACCCTTTTGTAAAGGACCATAACCAATATACACAGGACATTTACCAGAAGCATCTCTATAAGAAGTTAATCTTTCATATTTGTAATAACCATCAGAACCATAAGCAAACATCTTTCTTTCACAAGAATCTATCTCTTTAGGTTTAGAATAATTTTGCATAGTAGGGTGGCTTACAGGACATTTTACAGCACCATCTTTAATTTCAGGTTTAACAGCAACCCCTCTAACGTCTATACAATATTTATCTTGATAAACATAAGAAGGAGTTTCAGTATCAGTATTTAAATCAATACAGTCAGAAACAACAACACTTTCATCAGGATTAACAGTTTCAGCAACCTCTATATCCCAGTCAACAACAGATAACTCAGCTTCAGAAGTGTTAACTCTAGATTTTTTATAAAGATATTTTACTCTATGAGAAGTTTCTTTATCTTTTGCACCGGCAAACAATTCTTCATCAGTAAAGCTTGAATTAATATTACCACAAGCAGATAAGAAAGTTTTATTCATATCA containing:
- the bamE gene encoding outer membrane protein assembly factor BamE; this encodes AVLSITACEGNIVRRGYIPHKMELKQLQEAKTKADIKKILGTPTFVSRADGSSWIYTSYKTVQTAFLKPEFENYYVMKIKFDKNGNIISRTVRNIKDKEFAQISNKTTTFSGGKETTFIREVFGNVGAVNPGLAYNSDDDNLK
- a CDS encoding RsmD family RNA methyltransferase; this encodes MEKNIKVGSGFLRGKKLFSPSAEITRPNSQRAREALFNVLRGGKFADLPFEKMVDCFGGSGVVSIEALSQNVAKKAVCVEMDRNAYKVVKTNFDSCSEQLEDGSYSYVNADVVSEIANHSDADLLYCDPPYSSDVLAKLVNKVCSMDWKKSEDLLIVVSTDSLEYAKTGRKELLEKNFRILDERKYGKNLLVFCKLK
- a CDS encoding nucleoside deaminase yields the protein MQGKTSKINNRYYMEIALKEAKKAFKKDEVPVGAVIVNAENGKIISKAHNLCEKKNNPTLHAEMIAINKACKKLKTKVLNNCEIYISKEPCPMCATAISYARMKHIHFALEDEKGGAFNSAKSKSIYENNPNLFKVPFSSGVMKEESKDLIQYFFQLKR
- a CDS encoding complement resistance protein TraT, with translation MNLFKRYAVLGIAVLGLASCSAIGAGVSSNELETSTKVSRTIWLDPIADADKVIYVNVRNTSDNADFNDLERFVRANLMSKGFLLTNDPKAATYVFQVNVRQAVLRDNKGRDSLSESAIQGAAIGGLTSSATGGSNSNSAMATGILAGAALGLLADSSYEDSTYYVNADFRIVENKVNRSHTSSMSMSAHKINISLPEAVMTIKQKFAQSLSGMF
- a CDS encoding winged helix-turn-helix domain-containing protein is translated as MFRYIIKIIEKDQVIAETMKGLMHELFPKTEIELHESMCSDFSTCERGVVNVYMVSLDEFEKSDCGVKCIFDNIIIFYEDPAKKEEFEKKIQDYRKHYYFVQKPFHINSILKMGEGALMKLENLKEFGDYRINKKYKEIASIRENKIINITDKEMEILEYLIKDNFRPKSKEELLENVWGYSANIETHTLETYIYRLRMKIEQDSSNPQVIKTSEDNKYYADIK
- the rpmG gene encoding 50S ribosomal protein L33 translates to MAKKGNAIHIKLRNPETGTFYITKKNPKSERTTEKLKFKKYDKKTQKHETFVEAKV
- a CDS encoding 4Fe-4S binding protein; translation: MAHVINQDICIKCGTCESVCPVGAVAFNGDDYIIDEAKCEDCAVCAENCPVQCIAPKS
- a CDS encoding Bax inhibitor-1/YccA family protein: MQFDNNINQAQYSNYVDANASSDIIGLNKYLTKVFMYLATGIGIAALMSYLSIRLGWVNALYTWQGGVPVAVSGLGKVVPWLPLVAIFVISFSANRMSAQGLKNAYYGFTALMGYSISALMAVVVAVNPAVAVQALLITTLDLAIMWAIAYNTKKDLRPMGSFLMMAMWGIFLVGIFSMIFGSTLGIWYSYAIVLIFSGLIAYDIQKIKYFYLSNGSQGETADKVAVFAAMSLFIDFVNIFLAILRILMSSRD
- a CDS encoding lytic transglycosylase domain-containing protein, with protein sequence MSQNIIKSRNFKLLTIATILLLSIIAFPKSSEAKVKKINAYAQKDELPSSAPRVLYDKDIKLYRKAFALQKNGKIEEADKLLKKVDNKVLMGYFLYHRYMSPYYKTKYAEAKNWLNKYSDLPIANKVYELAKMKAGKGADTSELKVNKKPKRSNFYISADAIGHDRIIKSSYRHLSRTKRAKAKKVIKDYEWAMRNGYTKNAKRTLQSAEAKKYITKGDYHRMSSNLAHKYFIDYKYDDAIEWAKKPAEKYNDAKGNWTMGLALFHNKKYDEAKKYFVRLAKNKDTSLSQISAGAYWAYKSLEKKKITIDDDIAKIEKEKMDYLKFASNYPKTFYGVIARYQLGMTLNDDWSTEEFSFTNAKEILSWRAGVRSIALMQMGFKQEAMAELRWLIFNNKQKSDELIRSVMIFAEVCGMQNLALGIAPYFKDEKGELLYTSYLYPEITLEDDSAWKIDKALVHSFIRQESMFKSRASSYVGAIGLMQLMPSTASWLEKDRNLRSKEGRRKLENPSYNIYLGQKYVGYLLNTPQVNQDLIKLIISYNAGPGNMDRWTKRYFRESEMEDPLFFIESIRAKETRIHVQRVLTNLWHYREKYGQRIPSIEDLINGEWAKYKNMDLNLKQDFPKQ
- a CDS encoding type II secretion system GspH family protein — translated: MLSIKNEKGRSLIEMLGVLAIMSIITVLGVTAFNSANRRIKGNNLKSEVAEIVSHVRSLTLPDEFGYWVATNPTGKQMSFESAFVDAQIMDSFNAMGTDPGYELEGQDSDYFEITIFLDEEADCHFAKSLGWREAESIDVNCVDTGTSDITLRYIE